The following is a genomic window from Photobacterium sp. GJ3.
ATGAATTTCCCGGTACCAGTTTGCGAGCGACGGGGGCAAATCCGTTCGGCTCCGTTTCCCCAGCCACAACAGCCCTTGCAGCGGCATACTCAGCGCAAACAGGGCAACGGCCATCGCCAGCGGCAGGCCAGATGAATTATGAAAAGCCATCTGGCTCAGCACACTCATCACCGCAACAGCAGGCATCACCCGCACTGCAAATTTGGTCGCTTTAATATAGCGCTGCTCCGGGAACAAAACCGCCAGTTCTTTGCGCATCGGCCATACCGACATGTAGTGCTGGCCATGTTGGACCTGCTTCCAGATTTTTGTCTGATTCATATCGCACCAGCCTCAACAAATCTTATAAATTTTAAAATTAGGCAACAATCAATCTAACTCGAATTAATTTTTAAAAATTTTTTTGTGATATGACGCAACAAGGGCTATCCTATGCACGCCTTTGGTAATTGTTGGCCGATAACCCTGTTATCGCAACATTCAGGATGATTTACACCTCAGGTTCACATCCCTTCTACGGACAGAAGCGAATTTTACCTGGTTTAGCCGCCTTCAAAACAAGACGACTATTCTATGGGTAACGCTTATTCAATTGAATATCAACTTTCAGACAGATTATATAGGTAGTCACTCACATGTCTAAGCTGGTTCTAGTACTTAACTGCGGTAGTTCTTCACTGAAATTTGCAGTCGTTGACGCAGTCTCAGGTGATGAGCATCTGACAGGTCTTGCAGAATGTTTGCACCTCCCGGAAGCTCGTATCAAGTGGAAACTTGATGGCGCCAAACATGAAGCTCAACTGGGCAATGGTGCCGCACATGAAGAAGCACTGGCATTCATGGTAGAAA
Proteins encoded in this region:
- the yfbV gene encoding terminus macrodomain insulation protein YfbV, with the protein product MNQTKIWKQVQHGQHYMSVWPMRKELAVLFPEQRYIKATKFAVRVMPAVAVMSVLSQMAFHNSSGLPLAMAVALFALSMPLQGLLWLGKRSRTDLPPSLANWYREIHHKILSEGHAMQPLKDRPRYLELAQVLNRAFKQLDRASLERWF